The following nucleotide sequence is from uncultured Draconibacterium sp..
GCATCAATACTTAACGATCCGGCACAGTTTAATACACTCATTCAACTCGCCTTAAACGACTCCCGGCAAAAGAGCTGGCGTGCTGCTTACCTTGTCGATAAAATTCATGACGAAAATCCGGAGCTCTTGCAGCCCTATCTTCCGATGCTGATTGGGCAATTAAAAACAGAGCAGAATGCCAGCAAACGCCGTCACTGGCTGAAGCTTTTAAGTATGAATGCAATACCGGAAGAACACATCGGTTTTCTATTTGAATATTGCATTGAAACATTTACCTCGGGCAGCGAGGCCGTGGCAGTTCGGGTGCATGCCATGCAAATTCTGTACAACATTTCGGAAATGGAACCCGACCTAAAACCGGAGGTACTGCAATTAATCGAGCAGGAAATGGAATTCCATCCTACTGCCGGCATTCGGTCACGGGGCAAAAAGCTGGCTACTAAATTATTCCGGCAAATTCACCGAAACAGTGGTTAAGAACCGGCTTTATTCTGAAACTTTATAATCAACTCCTGCAATTTGGCATCCAGCTCAGTGTGCAACTCATCTTGCTTGTAGTTTCGCGTAAGAATTATCAGGTTTTGTAAATGTGAGATCTGACGATTTTGTTCGCTTTGTACCGCAGCCGCAAAATTGTCGGGCAACGAGGCAAAATAATCAAGCATAGCAAAACAGTTGTCAGCCATTATGCGCACCTTTTCATTTCCTTTTTCAATAGCCCCGGCACCATAATATTGCCCAGCCATTTGAAACGAACTGTAATCAAGTGGAATTTTCTCGTTCGGAAAAAGCTCAAACATTTTATCGGCCACTTCAATGGTTTTTTCCTTTTCTCCCTTGGCGAGTAAGGCTTGTGCCAAACGCGTAAACATATATTGAGCCTGCATTATATTTATCTGTTTGCGGTTGTACTCATCCATATGAATATCCGGGTCGTTTACATTGCCCCAAACAAATTTATTCATCACATTATCGTAAAGAATATCGGCATCGATTCGTCCGGCAGTCACCCCTTGTTTTGGTGTTCGGATTGGCACAAACCTGTATGCAAGTCCTTCAAACTGCAACCAGTCGAGGAAGTGAATATTTCCGGTAAAAACCAAACTGTGATCGATATATATCGGGCGTTCCCAATTGTTGGCGGCAATCATATTCAGTACGGCCATTTCACTTTTAGTAATCATACTTTTTGTGATTTTAAAACTTACCTTGTCGGCAATTTGGTCGGCATCTTCAGGTTTTACAGTTCCCGAATCCAAAACTTTTTTCTTGTCAACGGTGATATGGAAATCGCGCGACGGCAGGTAATCGTATAGCTCTCCACTGGCAACTTTAACTTTGGTGCGCACATCGTCGCTACCTAAAAACTCCATGGCTTCGCTCAATTCCACCGACCCTTTTATCCGATCCTGGAAAAGCACCGCATCCATACGGCCCATATAATATTTGTCTTTTGTGAACGAAAATGGCACCGGATCAGCCTCGTTGGTTTTAAACTGCTGCTGACGAATGTACCAGTCCATTCCCAGGTAACTGATGTTTATAATTTTAATATCCGGACGCACGCCTTCCACTTCCTGCACATACCAAAGCGGGAAAGTATCATTATCGCCATAGGTAAATAGTATAGCATTTGGCGCACACGATTCCAGGTAGTCGATGGCATAATCGCGTGTCATATATTTTCCCGAGCGGTCGTGGTCGTCCCAGTTTTGCGATGCCAGCACACTCGGCACGGCAACCACCGAAATTACAGTGGCCAGCACTGCTGCCGGCACTCCCTTCAGCACTTTTTTTACTCCGGTATAAACGGCCAGAACACCCAATCCAATCCAAATCGCAAAGGCATAAAACGAGCCCGCGTAAGCATAATCGCGTTCGCGTGGCTGATATGGATACTGGTTGAGATAAACCACAATGGCAATACCGGTAAGGATAAACAGCAACATGGTTACGGCAAATGTTTCTTTGCCTTTTTTGCCTTGATTGTATTGGAAGAACAAGCCCAGCAATCCTAATAGCAGTGGCAAAAAGTAATACACGTTTCTACTTGGATCGTTTTTCATAAACTCGGGCATGTCGTCGCGCGGTCCTGTTTTTGGTTCATCGATAAATGAGATTCCGCTTACCCAATTCCCATTTTGAAAACCTCCGTGGCCTTGTAAATCGTTTTGCCGCCCCACAAAATTCCACATAAAATAGCGCATATACATATGCCCCACCTGGTAACTAAAAAAGAAGCGCAGGTTTTCGCCAAAAGTTGGCTTTTGCAGGGTTTTCACTTCGCCACGATCGCGCACCCGTACGGGAGTTCCTTTTACTTTTCCCCATTCTTTATAAGCCTGAATATGGTTGGCCTTATCGCTGTACATCCGCGGGAAAATGGTTTCCATTTTTGGTTCGTACACCGACCCACCCGGCATTGTTCCGGTAATTTTATATTTCCCGTCTACTCTATTGTATTGTTGTTTTGGATCTTTCGATGCAATTCTCGGAGCATTGTAATAAGGTCCTTTTGCCAATGGCCGGTCGCCATATTGTTCTCGATTCAAGTAGCGTACAAGAGCAAACGCATTATCGGGTGCATTCTGGTTCATTGGCGGATTTGCCGACGCACGAATAACGATGAGTGCAAACGATGAATAGCCGATCAGAATTACAATAAACATGGTAAGTGCAGTATTCAGCACTACTTTATTTCTTTTTCTGGTGTAATTGATTCCCCAAACAGAACCGGCTACCAACAAAGCACCCATAAACAATATTCCTGAGTTAAACGGCAATCCGAATGCATTGACAAAAATGCGGTCGAAGATAAAAGCAATGCGTGGTACTCCCGGAATAATTCCATACTGAATACCCAGCAAAATACACATCGAGGCTGCCAGCGCATAAAACACACCTTTCCACGAAAATTCGTATTTTTTGAAATAATAAACCATTCCGATGGCCGGAATTGCCAGCAGATTCAGCAAGTGAACGCCAATTGACAAACCCATTAAATATGCAATAAGTACTAACCAGCGGTTTGCATATCTTTCGTGCGCCACATTTTCCCATTTCAAAATGGCCCAAAATACCATGGCCGTAAACAGCGACGACAGTGCGTAAACTTCGCCTTCGACTGCCGAAAACCAAAACGAATCGGTAAAAGTAAAAGCCAGCGCTCCAACCAAACCACTTCCACACACGGCAATTTGCTCGCCGGTGTTTAGTTTTTCCTCCGCGAAAAGTTTACGGGCAAGATGTACGATCGTCCAGTACAAAAACATGATTGTTGCAGCACTTGCAATAGCCGACATCGAATTCACCATAACAGCGGCCTTGGTAGCATCGGGAGCAAACAATGTAAATATCCGTCCCAAAATCATAAAGGTAGGCGCACCCGGCGGGTGACCAACTTCCAGTTTAAAAGCACTTGTTATAAACTCTCCGCAATCCCACCAGCTAACTGTGGGTTCAAGAGTAGCAAAATAAGTTATACAAGCGACAATAAAAACAAGCCAACCAAGAATATTATTGATTAATTTTGTGTGTTGCATGATCTGCATTTTATTTTTGAACAAAGGCAAATATAAGCTTTTAAACAGGAATGCTGCGAACATAATAATGAAATGCAGACAAGTAAATTTTAGAAAGAGCTAATTTTTTTTTGACCAGATATTGCAGAATAAAATTTTTTTATACTTTTGCAGCGTCTTTAACAAAAAGGCACATCAAGGACTGACCCATGGTGTAATTGGCAACACGTCTGGTTTTGGTCCAGAAGAGTCCAGGTTCGAGCCCTGGTGGGTCAACCACGAAAGCCTGCAGATTTTACTGCAGGCTTTTTTTTATGGGTGAAAAAATCTCACAAAATGAGCCAGCCAAATTAATGGCCACTATAAAAACAAAAAGCTCCGACCAATGGCCGGAGCTTTTCTATTATCGAGATAAAGTATTCTACTCTTTGTATTCGTCCCAGCTCACCACTTTAATGTCCTCGAGGCTGTATTTGCAAATTCCGGAAAGGAACGCACTTGCAACACGAGCATTGGTAATTAGCGGGATGTTATAATCAATTGCACTACGACGAATCGTATAACCATTTTTCAACTCACGGTTAGTGTGGTTTTTCGGGATATTAACCACAAGATCAATCTTTTTATTCTTGATCATCTCAATAGTATTTGGCGACTGATCTTCTTCATCGGGCCAATACACCAGGGTATTTTCAATGCCATTATCGCAGAAAAATTTATGTGTTCCCTCGGTGGCAAAAATATTATAACCTTTTTCAACCAACATTCGGGTGCTGTTCAGCAACTCCAGCTTGCCACGCGAAGGTCCGGATGAAATCAAAATATTCTTTTTAGGGTAATTGTACCCTACCGACATCATTGCCTTTATAATTGCTTCGTAGTAGGTTTCGCCAATACAACCAACCTCTCCGGTCGACGACATGTCAACACCCAAAACAGGGTCGGCTTTCAGCAATCGTGCAAACGAGAACTGCGGGGCTTTAACACCCACATAATCCAATTCGAACAACGACTTGTCTGGTTTCGGCACATCAATTCCCAACATTACTTTCGTGGCAATTTCAATCAGGTTAAGTTTCATAACCTTCGAAACAAATGGGAAACTTCGCGAGGCACGCAGGTTACACTCAATAACTTTAATATCGTTATCTTTTGCCAGGAACTGCATATTAAAAGGTCCGGTAATTTCCAGTCCTTTTGCAATCTGACGAGCGATTTTCTTTACCCTACGAATGGTTTCAACATATAGTTTCTGCGGCGGGAAAACGATGGTAGCATCGCCCGAGTGAACTCCGGCAAACTCTACGTGCTCCGAAATGGCATAAGCAACCATCTCGCCTTTATTGGCCACTGCGTCAAGCTCTATTTCTTTGGCCTGCTCGATAAACTCGGTAACAACCACCGGATGCTCTTTCGACACGTTAGCTGCCATCTGAAGGAAGTGCTCCAGCTGATCGGGATTGGAAACCACATTCATGGCTGCACCCGAAAGTACGTATGATGGACGAATTAACACCGGATACCCCACCTCATCAACAAACTTGTGAATTTCTGCTATTGTAGAAAGGCGTGCCCATCGTGGCTGGTCTACACCCAGGTCATCAAGTAGTGACGAGAACTTTTCACGGTCCTCAGCATTATCAATCTTTTTGGCCGATGTTCCAAGAATCGGAACATTTTGCCCATCAAGTTTCATCGCCAGGTTATTCGGGATCTGACCTCCCATCGAAACCACAACTCCGTGCGGATTCTCCAGGTCATAAACATCCATTACGCGCTCAAAAGTCAGCTCATCAAAATAAAGCCTGTCGCAGGTATCGTAATCCGTACTCACCGTTTCCGGGTTATAGTTGATCATTACCGAACGGTAGCCCTGCTCTTTAATCGTTTTAATGGTATTTACGCTACACCAGTCGAACTCAACCGAACTACCAATTCTATAAGCTCCGGATCCAAGCACAATAACTGACTTGTGATCTCCCAAATACTCAACATCATTCTCGGTGCCGTTATGCGTCAGGTACAGGTAATTGGTCTGTGCCGGATATTCACCCGCCAGCGTATCAATTTGTTTTACTACCGGCACAATACCCTTAGCTTTACGGAAAGCCCTAACTTTCAGAATATCTTCATTAATGTTGACATTCTTACTCCTTAGCACCAAACGTGCTATCTGAAAATCGGAATAACCGGCCTGTTTTGAAGCTTTTAACAGCGGAATTGGCAATTTCTCCAGCTCCTTAAAATTCTTTAATTCCAATTTTATTTTGTGAATATTATTCAGCTTTTGCAGGAACCATCGATCGATTTTTGTTTTCTCGTGAATCTGATCGATAGAGTAACCTTTATTAAAAGCCTCTGCAATAGCAAATATTCGTCGGTCAGTAGGATTTGACAATTCTTCTTCAATTGCTTCGATTGTAATCTCCTCGTTGTTGGCTACAAAACCGTGCATACCAAGACCAACCATTCGAATACCTTTCTGAATGGCTTCTTCAAAAGTTCGTCCGATGGCCATAATCTCACCAACCGATTTCATCGAACTTCCAATAGTTTTCGAAACGCCTACAAATTTGCTCAAGTCCCAGCGTGGAATCTTTACAACACAGTAGTCGAGCGCAGGCTCGAAACAAGCTGTTGTTACTTTGGTAACCGAGTTTTTAAGTTGGTGCAAACCATAACCCAATCCCAACTTTGCTGCTACAAACGCCAGCGGATACCCTGTTGCCTTTGATGCCAGCGCTGACGAACGCGACAAACGGGCATTTACCTCAATTACTCGGTAATCTTCCGAGTACGGATCGAGCGCAAACTGAACGTTACACTCACCAATAACACCAACTCTACGGATAATTTTTATCGAGATTTCGCGTAGTTTATGGTATTCTGAGTTCGACAGTGTTTGCGAAGGAGCCACAACAATACTCTCGCCTGTATGAATTCCGAGCGGATCGAAGTTTTCCATATTACAAACAGTAATACAGTTGTCGTATTTATCGCGAACTACTTCGTATTCCACTTCTTTCCATCCTTTAATCGATTCTTCAACCAGGATTTGAGGCGAATAAGAGAATGCGCTTCCAGCTAGTTTTTCCAGCTCCTCTTCGTTTTCGCAAAAACCGGAACCTAATCCACCCAGCGTGTATGCCGCGCGGATGATGATGGGGAAGCCAACCTCTTTAGCAGCGGCTTTTGCTTCGGCCATATTTGCAGCCGCAATACTCTTTGGCGTTTTTACACCAATTTCGCCCAGCATGTTGGCAAAAATATCACGGTCTTCTGTATCAATAATCGACTGAACCGGCGTACCAACTACTTCAACATTGTATTTTTCGAGGACTCCGGATTCGTAAAGTGCAACTCCGCAGTTCAGCGCGGTTTGCCCACCAAATGCCAGAAGTATTCCCTGTGGTTTTTCTTTTTTGATTACCTCTTCAACAAAATGAGGAGTAACAGGCAAAAAGTAAATTTTGTCTGCAATGTCTTCAGATGTTTGAATGGTTGCAATGTTCGGATTGATAAGAACCGTTTCAACACCTTCCTCTTTCAACGCCTTAAGCGCCTGCGAACCGGAATAATCGAACTCACCGGCCTCTCCAATTTTAAGTGCTCCTGAACCAAGAACAATTGCTTTTTTAATATGTGTTTCTATCATGATGCTTACTGAAATTACATTGAAAGATTATTTTTTCGACTCTACGATATTTTTAATGAATTCATCAAATAAAAACTCGGTATCTACCGGACCACTTGATGCTTCCGGGTGAAACTGAGTTGAGAAAAAGGGCTTTGTTTTATGCCTGATTCCTTCGTTGGTTCCATCATTTACATTGGTAAACAATGGCTCCCAGTCGTCAGATAATGTTTCGGTTGCTACTGCAAATCCATGGTTTTGCGAAGTAATGTAACATTTGTTTGTTCCTTCTAACAATACCGGCTGATTGTGACTGCGGTGTCCAAATTTCAATTTATAGGTTTCGGCACCGGCAGCACGTGCCAGCAGTTGGTTCCCCAGGCAAATTCCCATAATTGGCTTTTCAACCCCAATTACGTTTTTAATGTATTCAACAGTTGCATCGCAATTGGCCGGATCGCCTGGTCCGTTAGAGATAAACAATCCATCAAAGTCTTCTTTTGTATAATCGTAATCCCAAGGTACACGAATAACAGTTGCTCCCCGCTTAAGTAAACAACGAATAATATTGTTTTTTACGCCGCAGTCAACCAGTACCACTTTGTGTTCTCCGTCTCCGTAGACCTCGCGCTCTGTACAACTTGCAACAGCCACAAGGTTTTCTTTATTCGGATCGTAAAAGTCAATTTCATCTTCAAATTCGATCTTTCCAAGCATAGAACCTTTCTCACGTAAAATTTTTGTTAAGGCTCTCGTATCAATATCAAACAAACCCGGTACCTCGTATTCTTTTAGCCAGTCGCTCAAACTTTTTTCAGCATTCCAATGGCTAAATTCAAATGAATAATCTGAGATTATAAGACCGGATATGTGCAATTTGTGCGATTCGTAATACTTGTGAATACCGTTCTCTTTTTTGTTAAAAGGAACGCCATAGTTTCCAATCATTGGGTAGGTCGACACCAGGATTTGTCCGGTGTAAGATGGGTCAGTCAAACTCTCCGGATACCCCGTCATCGCTGTATAAAAAACGACCTCTCCGGCCACCGACTTTTCGCTTCCGAAGGATTTTCCCATAAAAACCGTTCCGTCTTCAAGCGTTAATTTTGCCTGTTTTACTTTGTACATATTCCGATTTAATAATTAAAAAAAATGCGCTTGCCCTAAAATAGTTCAAACGCATTTCAGTTATTCTTTATACTTATTTTCAAATACACTTTCTCAGCCATAATGTTAAGAACATGATATTAAAATCATTTTCCGATGCAAAAATAGAAAATATTCTGAAATTCTTACCTGTCTTTTTATAAAAATGTATATTTTTGCATTACAAATGAATATTTATTCAATGAAGAATAAAGTACAACGACAACGAGAAATCCGAAAAATAATACAAAGAGGCAGTGTACACAGCCAGGACGAATTATTGACTGAACTAAAACGCCGCGGATTCGAACTGACACAAGCTACATTGTCGCGCGATTTAAAAGTGCTGCAGGTAGCCAAAGTGCCACATCCGGCCAAAGGATATGTTTATACGATTCCTGAAAACGGACAATCTGAAAGACAAAATTCAGAACATTTCAACCGTATAAATTACCTGGCCGACGGATTTAAGGACATACAGTTTTCAGGCAATCTGGCTGTTATACGAACTATCCCCGGATACGCCAACAGCATTGCAGCTGTAATTGACTCGGCAAGTCCGTGGGAAATTTTAGGAACAGTTGCCGGAGACGACACTATATTAATAATACAAAGGGAAGGAATATCGAAAAATGATTTGACTGAGGCATTAATAAAAATTCTGCCGAAGCTAAACGACAAATTGTAGTTCGAAGAGATGAAGCGATTAAAAGACATAAAAGTAACTATTGCCGATGAAAAGCACCTGAAGTACATCGACGATATAAACGATGCCATCGACAGTGCATCGCAACAAAGAGGAACCGGTATTGCCCGTCGGACTTATGAATACCTTTCTTCAAAAATGAAGGAGGGAAAAGCAATTATAGCCCTGGATGAAGAAAACTTTGCAGGCTTTTGTTACATAGAAACCTGGCAGGAAAAAGGTTTTGTTGCCAACTCGGGTTTAATTGTTGCCGAAGGATACCGTGGTCTTGGATTAGCCAAAGCCATTAAAAAGCAAGCATTTGAGCTGTCGCGCAAAAAGTATCCAAACTCAAAAATATTTGGTTTAACCACCGGTTTGGCCGTAATGAAAATCAACCACGAGTTGGGTTATCGTCCGGTTACATTTTCGGAATTGACTTTAGATGACCAATTCTGGAAAGGATGCCAGGGCTGTATAAACCACGATATTTTGGAGCGTACCGGCCGAACAAAATGCCTGTGCACCGGAATGTTGTACGATCCGGCCTGGGAGAAACCAACATACGCCAACGGAAACGGAATCAGGAAACGGAGTTTGCTCGATCTTCTGCCAAAACGTTTTACGGGAGTTGCAAAAAAGAAAAATAAACAATCAGATAATAAAAAGTAGAGCGGCGGCTCGCTATTCGACAGACAGCTACAGACTTAAGTTGAATAACAAACGCCGTCGCTCTTTTTAAAGATATTGAGACATGAGTAAAAAATTGGTACTGGCATTTAGCGGAGGTTTAGACACATCGTTTTGCGTAAAATACTTGAAGGAAGAAAAAGGGTACGATGTATACACTGCAATTGCCAACACAGGCGGGTTCTCCGACGAGGAGTTAAAAGTCATTGAAGAACGTGCACTGGCATTGGGTGCGGTTGAGCACATTACATTAGACGTTACCAACGAATATTACGAAAAGTGTATTCGCTACATGGTTTTTGGGAATGTTCTACGTAATAACACGTATCCCATTTCGGTAAGCTCCGAAAGAGCATTTCAGGCCATTGCCATTATTGAGTACGCTAAAGAAATTGATGCAAAATACATTGCGCATGGTAGTACAGGCGCCGGAAATGATCAGATTCGCTTCGACCTTACCTTCCAGGTATTGGCACCCGAGATTGAGATCATCACTCCAACCCGCGATATGTTACTTACGCGTCAGTACGAAATTGATTACCTGAAAAAATATGGTTTCGAAGCCGATTTTTCGAAAATGGAATACTCCATTAACCAGGGACTTTGGGGAACCAGCGTTGGCGGCAAAGAAACCTTAACCACCAACAAAAATCTTCCTGAAGAGGCTTATCCAAGTCAATTGGAAGCCACCGACGAAAAGACTATTGAACTTGGTTTTGAAAAGGGTGAGCTGATTTCGCTCGACGGTGAATTTTACGAAAACGGTCCTGATGTGATCCGTGCACTGGAAGATGTTGCATCGAAATATGCCATTGGCCGCGACACACATGTTGGCGATACGATTATTGGTATTAAAGGCCGCGTTGGTTTCGAGGCTGCCGCACCGCTGATTACCATAAAAGCACACCACCTGCTGGAAAAACATACGCTTACAAAATGGCAATCGTACTGGAAAGAACAGTTGGGCAACTGGTATGGAATGTTCTTACACGAAGCGATGTACCAGGAACCGGTAATGCGCAACATCGAAGACTTCCTTGAATCAACACAGGAAAACGTAACCGGAAAAGTGATCGTAAAACTGAGACCTTACAATTTCGAGTTGGTAGGAATTGAATCGGAACACGACTTAATGAATTCAGGATTTGGCGAGTATGGCGAAACCGTTGAAGAATGGACAGCCGACGACGTAAAAGGATTTACCAAAATATTATCGAACTCACTTAAAATCTACAATAAAGTAAACGGAAATTTATAGGATGATTAAAGTTGGAATTATAGGAGGAGCAGGATACACCGCCGGAGAGCTGTTGAGAATTTTATTAAATCATCCGCAAGCAGAAATTGGTTTTGTGCAAAGCACCAGTAATGCGGGCAACTTGATTTCGGATGTACACATTGATTTGCTGGGCGAAACCGAAATCAAATTCACCGACCAGATGCCTTTTGACGAAGTGGATGTTATTTTCCTTTGTATGGGGCACGGCAAGTCGATTGAATTTGTAGAGAACAACAGTTTCCCTCAATATTTGAAAATTATCGACTTAAGCCACGACTTTAGATTGAAAAGAGAAGGCAACGACTTTGTTTACGGCTTACCGGAATTAAACCGCGAAGAAATTGAGTCAGCTGAACGAATTGCGAATCCCGGTTGTTTTGCCACCGGAATTCAGCTGGCACTGTTGCCATTGGCAGCCAACGATTTGTTGCAGGATGAAATTCATGTTCAGGCAATAACCGGATCAACCGGGGCGGGGCAAAAACCTACGGCAACATCGCATTTCAGTTGGAGAAGCAGTAATGTTTCGGCTTATAAAATTTTCGAGCATCAGCATGAGGGCGAAATCATTCAAAGCCTTACGCAATTGCAGCCGGGATTTGAAAAGGATTTCAACTTTGTACCGATTCGCGGAAACCATACACGAGGTATTTTTGTTGCCTGTTATACAAAATTTGATGGCTCGCGTGAAGAAGCCAACGAGATTTACAAGGATTACTACGCCGATCACCCCTTTGTTTTTGTAACCGATAAAAACCCGGGAGTAAAACAGGTGGTAAATACCAACAAAGGCGTAATTTATTTGGAAAAACACGGCAACAAGCTGGTGATAATCAGCTTAACCGACAATTTAATAAAAGGCGCATCCGGACAGGCAGTTCAGAACATGAACCTGATGTTTGGCCTGGATGAGAAAACCGGACTGAGTTTAAAACCGGTAGCATTTTAAAACGAACGCGGAACACAGATTTTGCAGATTCTCACTGAAAGAAATCAGTGCTCATCTTCGAAATCAGCGTCATCAGCGTTCCAATCAATAAAGAATGGAACTATTTAATGTATATCCACTTTTCGACATCACTCCCGTAAAGGCAGAAGGCTGCTATGTTTGGGATGAGAACGGAAAGAAATATCTCGATCTTTACGGCGGGCACGCGGTAATTTCAATTGGGCACAGTCACCCAACTTATGTTGAAAAGATAAGCAATCAACTTCAGCAAATCGGATTTTATTCCAATTCAGTACAAAATCCTTTACAAAAGGAACTGGCTGAAAAATTGGGCAAACAATCGGACTGCGAAGATTACCAGTTATTTCTTTGCAACTCGGGTGCCGAAGCCAATGAGAATGCTCTGAAACTGGCCTCTTTTATTACCGGTAAAAAGAAAATTATCAGTTATAAAAAAGGTTTCCACGGACGTACTTCTGCCGCTGTGGCCATTACCGATAATCCGAAAATTATTGCTCCTGTTAACGAAACAGACAATGCGGTTATCCTGCCGTTTAACGATATTAACGCAACAGAAGAAGTTTTAAAACAAGGCGATGTAGCTGCGGTAATTGTTGAAGGAATTCAGGGAATTGGAGGGATTTACGTACCCGACAACGAATTCCTGACCAAACTGAAACAACTGACCGAAAAATATGTGGCCGTTCTAATTCTGGATGAAATACAGTCAGGTTACGGACGAAGCGGAAAATTCTTCGCCTATCAGCATACGGATATAAAACCCGACATTGTTACCATGGCAAAAGGAATGGGTAACGGATTCCCGATTGGAGGCGTACTGATTCAACCGGAAATTGAGCCGTGGTTTGGCATGCTCGGAACCACATTTGGAGGTAACCACCTGGCTTGTGCTGCTGCAATTGCAGTTCTGGATGTAATGAAAGACGAAAACCTTGTTGAGAATGCCGAAAAAGTTGGAAATTACCTGATGGATAAACTGGCGACAATTGATGCAGAATTTGAGATCAGAGGAGAAGGATTGATGATCGGTTTGGAATTTAAGAAACCAATTGCCGAAATTCGCAAGAAATTGCTTTTCGATTACGGTATTTTTACCGGTGTATCGGGGCAAAATATTATCAGGCTGTTGCCACCGCTCAGCCTTACAACCGAACAAGCCGACACCTTTTTAGCAGCATTTGCAAAAGTACTTGGTTCGTTCGCTGAATAAAAAATGATTAGAACACGACATTTTCTAAATTCGACAAAATGGAAAATAAAAAAATAGCAATAATCGGGGTAGGAAACATGGGAGGTGCCATTGCACTTGGCCTTTTAAAATCGGGCTCAGTTAAAGCAAGTAACATCTCCGTTTCCGACAGAAAAGAAGCGACACTCAAAAAGATGAGTGACCTGGGAATTGATGCTTTCGACAACAATATCGACGCAGCAAAAGATGCTGACGTGATTATTGTTGCTGTAAAACCTTATCATATTGAGGGAGTAATTAACACCCTGAAACCTATTTTGTCGCCGGAGAAGATTTTCATTTCCATTGTTGCAGGAGTTGGTATAGATGATTTGGGAAAAATGGCCGGAAACGACGTCCCTATTTTCCGGGTAATGCCAAACACCGCAATTGCTTTACAGGAATCGTTAACCTGTATTTCGGCAAACGGCAACACCGAACCTT
It contains:
- the proC gene encoding pyrroline-5-carboxylate reductase, with translation MENKKIAIIGVGNMGGAIALGLLKSGSVKASNISVSDRKEATLKKMSDLGIDAFDNNIDAAKDADVIIVAVKPYHIEGVINTLKPILSPEKIFISIVAGVGIDDLGKMAGNDVPIFRVMPNTAIALQESLTCISANGNTEPYREYVVELFDKLGKTIEIPEELMAAATVLSSCGIAYALRYIRAAMQGGIEIGFSAEMAQLITAQTVKGATELLLQSEHHPEREIDKVTTPMGVTITGLNEMEHKGFSSSLIQGVLASYKKIKDN